A genomic segment from Deltaproteobacteria bacterium encodes:
- a CDS encoding Gfo/Idh/MocA family oxidoreductase, whose product MGDVLRLGMAGLGVASTQIMPPIAKLPFIKITAAADMRGDAVAKFREQYKGEGYTSVEDLCASPNIDAVYIATPNSLHAEHAICAAKNKKHIIVEKPMAMNLAECDAMNEAAEKYGVKLLCGHTHSFDPPIRKMREIVKGGELGKLCMINTWNYNEFMYRPRMKHELAMTRGVVLNQGPHHVDVVRLIGGGMVRSVRAMTGIWDKARGWEGSYTCYLEFEDGTPATLVYSGYGFFDTAELFNWVGEGGQHRAPQTNLNVRRKLREVRTPEEEEQLKEGMRFGGQREGEYSHVWTGERKQPFFGFTMVSCQKGDIRQTPDGLKIYGETEQREITLPAGSRGREAEVEELYDAVVKGRPVFHGGRWGAATLEVCLAMLESAEKRKEITLSHQVPSPE is encoded by the coding sequence ATGGGTGACGTACTTCGTTTAGGCATGGCGGGGCTCGGGGTGGCGAGCACGCAGATCATGCCGCCGATCGCCAAATTGCCGTTTATTAAAATTACCGCTGCGGCGGACATGCGCGGCGATGCGGTGGCTAAGTTTCGCGAACAGTATAAAGGCGAAGGCTACACCAGCGTCGAGGATCTGTGTGCCAGCCCCAATATCGATGCGGTGTACATTGCCACGCCCAATTCGCTCCATGCCGAGCACGCCATCTGCGCGGCGAAAAATAAGAAGCACATCATCGTCGAAAAGCCGATGGCGATGAACCTTGCCGAGTGCGACGCCATGAACGAAGCGGCGGAGAAATATGGCGTTAAATTGCTTTGCGGCCACACGCACAGTTTCGATCCGCCGATCCGCAAGATGCGCGAGATCGTGAAGGGCGGGGAATTGGGCAAGCTCTGCATGATCAATACCTGGAACTACAACGAGTTCATGTACCGGCCGCGCATGAAGCACGAGCTGGCGATGACCCGCGGTGTGGTGCTGAATCAGGGGCCGCACCACGTTGACGTGGTGCGCTTGATCGGCGGCGGCATGGTGCGCAGCGTGCGCGCCATGACCGGCATCTGGGACAAAGCGCGCGGCTGGGAGGGCAGCTACACTTGTTATTTGGAATTCGAAGACGGCACGCCGGCGACGCTGGTCTACAGCGGCTACGGTTTCTTCGACACGGCGGAGTTGTTCAATTGGGTCGGCGAAGGCGGCCAGCACCGCGCGCCGCAGACCAATTTGAACGTCCGCAGAAAGCTCCGCGAAGTGCGCACGCCGGAAGAGGAAGAACAATTGAAAGAAGGCATGCGCTTCGGCGGCCAGCGCGAAGGCGAGTACAGCCATGTTTGGACCGGCGAGCGCAAGCAGCCGTTTTTCGGTTTCACCATGGTGAGCTGCCAGAAGGGCGATATCCGCCAGACACCCGACGGCTTGAAAATTTACGGCGAAACCGAGCAGCGCGAGATCACGCTGCCGGCCGGCAGCCGCGGCCGCGAAGCGGAGGTCGAAGAATTATACGATGCGGTGGTCAAAGGCCGGCCGGTTTTCCACGGCGGGCGCTGGGGCGCGGCGACGCTGGAAGTCTGTTTGGCGATGTTGGAATCGGCCGAGAAACGAAAAGAAATCACGCTGTCGCATCAGGTGCCGAGCCCGGAGTGA
- a CDS encoding type II toxin-antitoxin system RelE/ParE family toxin: MAVFRLSNRAERDLLDIANHTLGTWGEEQTLRYIDELEQCCQRLADNPNLGRACDHNSPQVAAKTNPKLHYSNFRSI; the protein is encoded by the coding sequence GTGGCCGTTTTTCGCCTTTCAAATCGTGCGGAGCGTGACCTGCTGGATATAGCCAACCACACACTCGGCACTTGGGGTGAAGAACAAACACTCCGCTACATCGACGAGCTCGAACAATGCTGTCAGCGCCTCGCTGATAATCCGAATTTAGGTCGCGCCTGCGACCATAATTCGCCCCAAGTTGCGGCGAAAACAAACCCAAAGTTACATTACAGCAATTTTCGAAGCATATGA
- a CDS encoding type II toxin-antitoxin system ParD family antitoxin: MPTRNVNLTNELDKFVVAKVESGRYENASEVIRAALRTLEREEKEYETKLAALRTAIDEGDARGIASGNPFDRVRRKLKLAKKRR; the protein is encoded by the coding sequence ATGCCAACACGTAATGTGAATCTGACCAATGAGCTCGACAAGTTCGTTGTCGCGAAAGTCGAGAGCGGCCGTTACGAAAACGCCAGTGAGGTTATTCGCGCCGCGCTGCGGACACTTGAGCGCGAAGAGAAGGAATACGAAACCAAACTTGCGGCGTTACGCACCGCCATCGATGAAGGCGACGCCCGCGGAATTGCTTCAGGCAATCCGTTTGACCGGGTTAGGCGGAAACTCAAGCTTGCTAAGAAGCGGCGCTAA
- a CDS encoding tetratricopeptide repeat protein: protein MQCPNCEYEIAGDARFCAQCGSRLDLTCPSCAASVDLAHRFCQSCGARLPWAKETQTNPKNIPQQDDDGERRQVTVLFGDLTGFTSLAQKSDPEATHELLNRYFAAVDGVIRAYGGTIDKHIGDGIMAVFGAPTAHSDDPERAIRSAMAIHEALAKFDPPLIAHIGIASGTVVASGTGSETHREYTVIGDSVNLAARLQDRAAPGETLISKAVHDIAATRFNCTPLGAVKIKGLSEPVSIWQVNGESRSDDLADRLPFVGRRGELNQFAAMIEVCLSERRGQTLLVRGEPGIGKTRLLEEYYKLALNRGCHWQRGLVLDFGTGRGLDAIATVIRGLLGIAVNADVAAQALAVADAIAQSIVDPDQQVYLNDLLDLPQPTELRSLYDAMDNPTRSAGKEQLIGDLIGKLAATPTVIAIEDIHWADGSTLSFLARIAAACASHPVLLVMTSRIEGDPIDANWRAAAAGASLTTVDLGPLRPDEALRFASDYFNATEPFARSCVQRAGGNPLFLEQLLRGAEEISESEIPGSIQSIVLTRMDNLEPDDRLALQAASVLGQRFSTAELRHLIDKPKYDCSGLMRHFLVRPEGPGFLFTHALVRDGVYSSLLKRRRAALHRRAAAWFATRDLALWAQHLDRAQDNGAAAAYLTAANEEARSYRHDAALRLSERGLEIARDQVRHEILCFRADLLRGLGEVDKSISAFEEALAESSDERQRTRAWIGLAEGLRVTDRPADALAALEKAESTAANGPPRMLAEIHHLRGNLYFPSGRYDDCLVQHKLALEFAQCAGSREWQSRALGGMGDASYLAGRMRTACGYFRDCVALCQELGLGRIEVANRHMIGWSRMYLNEIKEACEDGLAAAEMAGNVGQNRAEMLGCLVAGFAEIEQSNLASARSLIDKALALARRLRANNFVAEGLCFLAKISAAERNREEARRHIDEALSVIREVGPKFFGPLVLANAAHLTDESGQRSALFSEAERVLQNGCVSHNYFWFYRDGMEAALTFQDWNRAERYADALEDYTRAEPLPWSNLFVARARALVRCGRGERGAELAEELERLTLAIRSANLKAHLALLEDAASKLGH, encoded by the coding sequence ATGCAGTGCCCTAACTGCGAATATGAAATCGCAGGAGATGCCCGCTTTTGTGCCCAGTGCGGCTCCAGGCTCGACTTAACTTGCCCATCGTGCGCCGCATCGGTCGATCTCGCTCATCGTTTTTGTCAGAGCTGTGGCGCACGTCTGCCCTGGGCTAAAGAAACCCAAACAAACCCTAAGAACATCCCGCAACAAGATGACGACGGCGAACGTCGTCAAGTCACCGTTCTATTCGGTGACCTGACCGGCTTCACCTCGCTGGCCCAGAAATCGGATCCGGAGGCGACTCACGAACTACTCAACAGATACTTTGCAGCGGTCGACGGTGTTATTCGAGCCTACGGCGGCACCATCGACAAGCATATCGGCGACGGCATCATGGCGGTTTTCGGCGCACCTACCGCTCATAGCGACGATCCGGAGCGGGCGATACGCTCGGCCATGGCCATCCATGAGGCTCTCGCCAAGTTCGATCCGCCCCTTATAGCCCATATCGGCATCGCCAGCGGCACGGTGGTGGCGAGCGGCACCGGCAGCGAGACGCATCGCGAGTATACAGTCATCGGCGACTCGGTAAATCTTGCCGCGCGGCTTCAGGACCGCGCCGCCCCAGGCGAGACGCTGATTTCGAAAGCAGTGCATGACATCGCGGCAACCCGTTTTAACTGCACGCCGCTCGGCGCCGTGAAGATCAAGGGACTCTCCGAGCCCGTCTCGATTTGGCAAGTGAATGGCGAAAGCCGGAGCGACGACCTGGCCGATCGCCTGCCGTTCGTCGGCCGCCGCGGAGAGTTGAACCAGTTCGCCGCGATGATCGAGGTTTGCCTATCGGAACGACGTGGTCAGACATTGCTAGTGCGAGGCGAACCAGGGATCGGCAAGACTCGACTGCTCGAAGAATACTACAAACTCGCCTTGAATCGGGGCTGCCATTGGCAACGAGGTTTGGTGCTCGATTTCGGCACGGGCAGAGGCTTGGACGCCATCGCAACGGTGATCCGTGGACTGCTTGGCATTGCGGTCAATGCCGATGTCGCGGCGCAAGCGCTTGCGGTTGCCGACGCGATTGCGCAAAGCATCGTCGATCCCGATCAGCAGGTCTACCTCAATGACCTGTTGGACCTGCCCCAGCCGACCGAACTTCGTTCGCTCTACGACGCCATGGACAATCCCACGCGCAGCGCTGGCAAAGAGCAGCTGATCGGAGATCTTATCGGTAAATTGGCGGCTACGCCGACGGTGATCGCGATCGAGGATATTCACTGGGCCGATGGTTCAACCCTATCATTTCTCGCCCGCATCGCCGCGGCCTGCGCCAGCCATCCGGTACTGCTCGTGATGACATCGCGCATCGAGGGCGATCCCATCGATGCCAACTGGCGCGCCGCGGCCGCCGGCGCCTCGTTGACGACCGTCGATCTCGGACCGCTTCGTCCGGACGAGGCGCTGCGCTTTGCCAGCGACTACTTCAACGCCACGGAACCTTTCGCCAGGAGCTGCGTGCAGCGCGCTGGCGGCAATCCCTTGTTCCTCGAACAGCTTTTGCGCGGCGCCGAGGAGATCAGTGAAAGTGAAATACCCGGCTCGATTCAAAGCATCGTCCTCACGCGCATGGATAATCTCGAGCCCGACGACCGACTGGCGTTGCAGGCCGCCTCAGTCCTCGGTCAGCGATTCTCCACGGCTGAGCTGCGCCATTTGATCGACAAACCGAAGTACGATTGCAGCGGGCTCATGCGCCATTTCCTGGTGCGCCCCGAGGGGCCGGGCTTTCTGTTCACTCACGCTTTAGTGCGAGACGGCGTCTACTCGTCGCTGTTGAAAAGACGCCGCGCCGCGCTGCATCGGCGCGCCGCGGCATGGTTTGCCACGCGCGACCTAGCATTGTGGGCCCAACACTTGGATCGCGCCCAGGATAACGGCGCCGCCGCTGCCTATCTCACCGCAGCCAATGAAGAGGCGCGCTCATACCGGCATGACGCGGCGCTGCGTCTTTCAGAGCGCGGCCTGGAGATCGCCCGTGACCAGGTGCGCCATGAGATCCTATGTTTTCGCGCTGACCTGCTGCGAGGGTTGGGCGAAGTCGATAAATCCATCAGCGCTTTCGAAGAAGCGCTTGCCGAATCTTCCGACGAGCGCCAGCGCACCCGAGCCTGGATCGGCCTGGCCGAAGGGCTCCGTGTCACCGATCGACCCGCCGACGCGCTTGCGGCACTGGAAAAAGCCGAGAGCACCGCGGCCAACGGCCCGCCGCGTATGTTGGCCGAAATTCACCATCTTCGTGGCAATCTGTATTTCCCCTCCGGCCGCTACGATGATTGTCTGGTGCAGCATAAACTCGCCTTGGAATTCGCCCAGTGCGCCGGCTCGCGCGAGTGGCAGTCACGCGCCCTCGGCGGTATGGGCGACGCTTCTTACTTAGCCGGGCGGATGCGCACCGCCTGTGGCTATTTTCGCGACTGCGTGGCGCTTTGCCAGGAACTAGGGCTCGGTCGCATCGAAGTTGCCAATCGCCACATGATCGGTTGGAGCCGGATGTATCTCAACGAAATCAAAGAAGCCTGTGAGGACGGGCTCGCGGCCGCCGAAATGGCCGGCAACGTCGGCCAGAACCGCGCCGAGATGCTCGGTTGCCTAGTGGCGGGCTTCGCGGAGATCGAGCAGTCCAATCTTGCTTCCGCGCGCAGCCTGATTGACAAAGCGCTGGCACTCGCGCGCAGGCTGCGGGCAAACAACTTCGTTGCCGAAGGGCTTTGTTTTCTCGCTAAGATCTCGGCGGCGGAGCGGAACCGCGAGGAAGCTCGGCGGCATATCGATGAGGCGCTAAGCGTGATTCGCGAAGTGGGACCGAAGTTTTTCGGTCCTCTCGTTCTGGCCAATGCGGCACATTTAACCGACGAATCCGGGCAACGATCGGCGCTTTTCAGCGAGGCGGAGAGGGTTCTCCAAAACGGCTGCGTTAGCCACAATTATTTTTGGTTCTATCGCGACGGCATGGAGGCCGCGCTCACATTCCAAGATTGGAATCGGGCTGAGCGGTACGCCGACGCACTCGAAGACTACACTCGCGCCGAACCTCTGCCGTGGTCCAACCTGTTCGTTGCCAGAGCGCGGGCGCTGGTCCGATGCGGTCGCGGCGAACGTGGGGCGGAACTGGCGGAAGAACTCGAGCGGCTCACGCTCGCAATCCGGAGCGCCAACCTGAAAGCACATCTCGCCTTGCTTGAAGACGCGGCAAGTAAATTGGGGCATTGA